Proteins encoded in a region of the Paucidesulfovibrio longus DSM 6739 genome:
- a CDS encoding AMP-binding protein → MSLQLTRDGILSVLQSMLEAHVGLGAAMGGDRLPLSPPPALACSAAEFFDLPESLLQTARPDLAAWAEAIAANLQGRPEKLFFRTSGSTDRPVRVPQSYDLLEQEILAQAKLYKNRTRVFSVVPRHHIYGFLFGVMLPLALSAPTRYAPPLPLPTFADNLASGDLVIGFPLFWSALAEIKPLFPDGVHCVTSSGPCPADTIRTLQACGVERFYEIFGSSETGGLGWRTSPSNAYLLFEYWRSTPEQDGVTRLMPDQKERFYPLQDAVNWTEPGRFKPMRRKDKAVQVAGVNVYPEKVAQAILEHPWVRQCTVRLDANHPGGRLKAFLVPELQAPARQELIASLRAFLADRLTAPETPRRLTLGDSLPINAMGKLCDWD, encoded by the coding sequence ATGAGCCTCCAGCTGACCAGGGACGGCATCCTTTCCGTGCTGCAAAGCATGCTCGAAGCGCACGTGGGCCTGGGCGCGGCAATGGGCGGAGATCGCCTACCGCTGTCCCCGCCCCCGGCCCTCGCCTGTTCCGCCGCCGAGTTCTTCGATCTGCCCGAATCGCTCCTCCAGACCGCCCGGCCAGACCTCGCTGCTTGGGCCGAGGCGATCGCGGCCAACCTTCAGGGCAGACCCGAAAAACTTTTCTTCCGCACCTCCGGCTCCACGGACAGGCCCGTCCGGGTTCCGCAAAGCTACGATCTGTTGGAGCAGGAAATCCTCGCACAGGCCAAGCTCTACAAAAATCGCACCCGCGTCTTCAGCGTGGTTCCGCGTCACCACATCTACGGATTCCTTTTCGGAGTCATGCTTCCCCTCGCCCTCAGCGCCCCCACCCGATACGCCCCGCCGCTGCCCCTGCCCACATTCGCGGACAATCTCGCCTCCGGAGATCTCGTCATCGGCTTCCCGCTCTTCTGGTCCGCACTGGCGGAAATCAAGCCGCTCTTCCCGGACGGCGTCCATTGCGTCACCTCCAGCGGACCATGTCCTGCGGACACGATCCGGACCTTGCAGGCCTGCGGCGTTGAGCGATTTTATGAAATCTTTGGATCATCGGAGACCGGAGGTCTGGGCTGGCGCACCTCCCCCTCGAACGCCTACCTTCTCTTCGAATACTGGCGGTCTACCCCGGAACAAGACGGTGTCACGCGGCTCATGCCCGACCAAAAAGAGCGATTCTACCCACTCCAAGACGCGGTGAACTGGACCGAACCGGGCCGCTTCAAGCCCATGCGGCGCAAGGACAAGGCCGTGCAGGTCGCTGGGGTCAACGTGTACCCCGAGAAGGTTGCACAAGCCATCCTTGAACATCCTTGGGTGCGGCAGTGCACCGTAAGGCTGGACGCGAATCACCCAGGAGGACGCCTCAAGGCCTTTCTTGTTCCGGAGCTGCAGGCCCCGGCGCGGCAGGAATTGATCGCCTCGCTGCGCGCCTTTCTTGCGGATCGGCTCACCGCCCCGGAAACACCCCGGAGGCTGACCCTCGGGGACTCGCTCCCCATCAACGCCATGGGCAAATTGTGCGACTGGGACTGA
- a CDS encoding beta-ketoacyl synthase chain length factor: protein MNLAVQGIGVAGAFGSTLDALRAAIRPCPPSGEPRLTDVDALQRFLPARALRRMDHFSQLALLGAHLALEDAALSPDASGSTGIVLATGYGPVATTFQFLDGLIDDGPALVSPLAFAQSVHNIPAATIGIQLKMPGPCCTVSRFRGSVVDGLATARLWLAEGRVERVLFGAVDEYSPVLPHCRAQLAEPSDPHLPQGEGAAFLLLEQDTGKAKRGRIREIHTIGARELKNRTHEQTVFADRPPKDHEIRASCHVPHWGDMPVAQAFELALALILPENPSTLCVSCDREDQVHCIGATPSQEQP, encoded by the coding sequence ATGAATCTTGCCGTTCAGGGGATCGGCGTAGCCGGAGCATTCGGCAGCACACTGGACGCCCTGCGTGCTGCAATCCGCCCCTGCCCTCCATCGGGCGAACCGCGACTGACCGATGTCGACGCGCTCCAACGCTTTCTGCCGGCGCGAGCCCTGCGGCGCATGGATCACTTCAGCCAGCTCGCCCTGCTCGGTGCCCATCTCGCCCTGGAGGATGCGGCGCTTTCCCCGGACGCTTCCGGAAGCACCGGCATCGTCCTGGCAACAGGATACGGTCCCGTCGCAACCACGTTCCAGTTTCTCGACGGGCTCATCGACGACGGCCCCGCCCTGGTATCCCCACTGGCGTTCGCCCAGTCCGTGCACAACATTCCGGCGGCGACGATCGGCATTCAGCTCAAGATGCCCGGGCCATGCTGCACAGTCAGCCGCTTCCGGGGCTCGGTAGTCGACGGACTCGCCACCGCCCGGCTTTGGCTTGCGGAAGGACGGGTCGAGCGCGTCCTGTTTGGAGCCGTGGACGAATATTCGCCCGTGCTTCCCCATTGCCGCGCACAGCTTGCAGAGCCTTCCGATCCTCACCTGCCCCAGGGCGAAGGAGCGGCCTTCTTGCTTCTCGAACAGGACACCGGCAAGGCAAAACGCGGACGGATCAGAGAAATCCACACAATTGGCGCTCGGGAACTGAAGAACCGGACGCATGAGCAGACGGTGTTCGCCGACCGACCGCCCAAAGACCATGAAATCCGTGCTTCCTGTCATGTCCCGCACTGGGGAGACATGCCCGTGGCCCAGGCCTTCGAGTTGGCTCTGGCCCTGATTTTGCCTGAAAACCCTTCCACGCTCTGCGTCAGCTGCGACCGAGAGGACCAGGTCCACTGCATCGGAGCGACCCCCTCCCAGGAGCAACCATGA
- a CDS encoding beta-ketoacyl-[acyl-carrier-protein] synthase family protein, with product MTDRPVAVTGLGCVSACGLNLAENTATLFGAPPAPRPPERFTCGHETSYPVFAVPEAFFERHPREPELFDTSLFALAAAQEAFNSAGLPQSRLPGLRVGVCIGTTVGASLNFQEYYRRFKSGENPGPVHIRRYLESNPARVLATRFGLSGPAQTVVNACSSGTDAIGIGAGWIRQGLCDIALVGGADELTPITYNGFISLQITSEGPCRPFDALRNGLNLGEGAGMLVLESQKHAASRRAPLRGGVLGYGTCADAHHLTAPRPDGQGLCSALRDAVQRSDIEPREIGFVNVHGTATTNNDVAEGAVLFDLFPHTPLSATKGCTGHTLGAAGALEAIFTLVCLHREELPASKGCEQPDPACRVSPVRERTACPARYALSQSLAFGGNNSALVFRREDA from the coding sequence ATGACGGATCGTCCCGTGGCCGTCACCGGGCTGGGGTGCGTCAGCGCCTGCGGCCTGAATCTCGCCGAGAACACGGCGACGCTCTTCGGCGCGCCTCCCGCGCCCAGGCCGCCGGAGCGGTTCACATGCGGGCACGAGACATCCTACCCGGTCTTCGCAGTGCCTGAGGCTTTCTTCGAGCGGCATCCGCGCGAACCAGAGCTGTTCGACACCTCGCTCTTCGCCTTGGCAGCCGCCCAGGAGGCCTTCAATTCCGCAGGGCTTCCCCAAAGCCGGCTCCCCGGACTGCGGGTGGGTGTCTGCATCGGCACCACGGTCGGCGCGTCCCTCAATTTCCAGGAATACTACCGGCGGTTCAAGTCCGGCGAAAATCCCGGTCCGGTTCACATCCGCCGTTATCTGGAGTCCAACCCGGCCCGGGTCCTGGCTACCCGCTTCGGACTCAGCGGTCCTGCCCAAACCGTTGTCAACGCCTGCTCTTCCGGCACCGACGCCATCGGCATCGGCGCGGGCTGGATCCGACAGGGGCTCTGCGACATCGCCCTGGTCGGCGGTGCCGACGAACTCACCCCCATCACCTACAACGGGTTCATCAGCTTGCAAATTACTTCCGAAGGGCCTTGCAGGCCCTTCGACGCCCTTCGCAATGGCCTGAACCTCGGCGAAGGAGCCGGAATGCTGGTTCTGGAATCCCAGAAACACGCCGCGTCACGCCGAGCCCCGCTTCGGGGCGGGGTGCTCGGGTACGGCACCTGCGCCGACGCCCACCACCTGACCGCTCCCCGGCCCGACGGACAGGGACTGTGCTCGGCCCTGCGGGACGCCGTGCAGCGAAGCGACATCGAGCCCCGGGAGATCGGATTCGTGAATGTCCATGGCACTGCGACCACGAACAACGATGTGGCCGAGGGAGCTGTCCTTTTCGATCTCTTTCCGCACACACCCCTCTCCGCGACCAAGGGCTGCACCGGCCACACCCTGGGGGCTGCGGGTGCGCTGGAAGCAATCTTCACCCTCGTCTGTCTCCATCGGGAAGAACTTCCGGCCAGCAAAGGCTGCGAGCAGCCGGACCCGGCCTGCCGCGTGAGCCCTGTCCGCGAGCGGACGGCCTGCCCGGCGAGGTATGCCCTGAGCCAATCCCTTGCCTTCGGCGGAAACAACTCCGCCTTGGTTTTCCGCCGGGAGGACGCATGA
- a CDS encoding phosphopantetheine-binding protein, whose protein sequence is MDTSQKLKEILITHLQLTDLGPQDIEPDEPLFGEGLGLDSLDAVELVVLLEKHFGLKIKDVAEGQQAFKTFRTLVDFIEANGKS, encoded by the coding sequence ATGGACACCTCCCAAAAACTGAAGGAAATCCTCATCACACATCTCCAGCTCACGGACCTCGGCCCGCAGGACATCGAACCCGACGAACCCCTGTTCGGCGAAGGGCTCGGACTGGATTCGCTTGATGCAGTCGAACTGGTCGTGCTGCTGGAAAAGCATTTCGGGCTGAAGATAAAAGATGTCGCCGAGGGCCAGCAGGCCTTCAAGACCTTCCGTACGCTGGTGGACTTCATCGAGGCGAACGGCAAGTCATGA
- a CDS encoding LpxL/LpxP family acyltransferase, whose amino-acid sequence MSGWNSASLASSFHHRIFFLAIRYGGRPVAYAMLVFVVFWYTMMPKVRRRSAPYIERRFPGSGAFRRWLRAYRLNLNFGLNLVDRAALGILNDTEFTASEHDKTRIADLLSRGRGVILLTAHVGSWQTALAALDFLDRPRNVVLYRAEGDVDRHYFDHRPDRSPIQVIDPAGPHGGTLEMYAALQRGEALCISGDRILGSDRRNVSANFLGDPIALPTSIYRLASLTGAPVIVVFSRRVHGKRTHIWVEDVIEVPADIDPQPEACRPYAQRFALGLERYVAAFPHQYFNFYNIWDKEN is encoded by the coding sequence ATGAGCGGTTGGAACAGCGCAAGCCTTGCCTCCTCCTTTCATCATCGGATCTTTTTCCTGGCCATCCGCTACGGCGGCCGCCCCGTAGCCTACGCCATGCTCGTCTTCGTGGTCTTCTGGTACACGATGATGCCGAAAGTCCGCAGGCGCTCGGCCCCCTACATCGAGAGACGCTTCCCCGGCTCCGGCGCGTTTCGCCGCTGGCTGCGCGCCTATCGGCTGAATCTGAACTTCGGGCTCAATCTTGTCGACCGAGCCGCCCTGGGAATCCTCAATGATACCGAGTTCACGGCCAGCGAGCATGACAAAACCCGGATCGCCGACCTTCTCTCCCGGGGACGCGGCGTCATCCTGCTCACCGCCCATGTGGGTTCGTGGCAGACGGCGCTGGCCGCCCTGGACTTCCTCGACCGCCCCCGCAATGTCGTGCTCTACCGAGCCGAAGGCGACGTGGATCGGCACTACTTCGACCACCGACCGGACCGCTCCCCGATCCAGGTCATCGATCCTGCGGGACCGCATGGCGGAACCCTGGAAATGTATGCCGCTCTCCAACGGGGCGAAGCCCTCTGCATCTCGGGCGACCGAATTCTTGGCAGCGACCGGCGCAACGTGTCGGCGAACTTTCTCGGTGATCCCATCGCCCTGCCCACCAGCATATACCGCTTGGCCTCCCTGACCGGAGCGCCCGTGATCGTTGTTTTTTCCCGCCGTGTGCACGGCAAGCGGACGCATATCTGGGTGGAGGACGTTATTGAGGTACCCGCCGATATCGATCCGCAGCCCGAGGCCTGCCGTCCCTACGCCCAACGATTCGCCCTCGGCCTGGAGCGCTACGTCGCCGCCTTTCCGCACCAGTACTTTAATTTCTACAACATCTGGGACAAAGAGAACTGA
- a CDS encoding DUF2062 domain-containing protein, translating into MSPKEPEIRPLAVIPVYNHASTLRQVAEQTLSQLADVLVVDDGSTDNGLDVLRGLDVHTLRHPTNQGKGAAILTSAKYAAEHGFTHILTLDADGQHDPADLLLFLPLLAENPDAVIVGCRDFSCPNVPGASKFGRSFSNFWLRVQTGVRLTDVQSGFRAYPVAVLRALHLRERRYSFEVEVLVKAAWAGFQLREVGISVHYPEKSKRISHFRALHDNLLITLLNTRLTARAFLPLPHRQLGRDETGAISALHPIRSLRLLLAAQNTPRTLALASGLGVFVGAFPILGFHCLTLVLLTGLLGLSKIAALAANQLCIPPFMPAICIEVGYFLRHGRWLTEISFQTLGYEAHIRLLEWLLGAFVVGPTAGLVMALVVYALARPLQTALARKERT; encoded by the coding sequence ATGAGCCCTAAGGAGCCGGAAATCCGCCCCCTGGCCGTCATCCCGGTCTACAACCATGCGAGTACCCTGCGGCAGGTGGCGGAACAGACCCTTTCGCAGCTTGCGGACGTTCTCGTGGTGGACGACGGCAGCACCGACAACGGCCTGGACGTGCTGCGCGGCCTCGACGTGCATACGCTGCGGCATCCAACCAACCAGGGCAAGGGTGCGGCCATCCTCACCTCCGCGAAGTACGCTGCGGAGCACGGTTTCACCCACATACTGACCCTTGATGCCGACGGCCAGCACGATCCCGCGGATCTGCTCCTCTTTCTCCCGCTCCTGGCCGAGAATCCGGATGCGGTCATCGTGGGCTGCCGCGACTTCTCCTGCCCCAATGTCCCCGGCGCCTCGAAATTCGGGCGCAGCTTCTCCAACTTCTGGCTCCGCGTCCAGACCGGCGTCCGCCTGACCGACGTGCAGAGCGGATTCCGGGCCTATCCCGTAGCCGTGTTGCGCGCCCTGCATCTGCGGGAAAGACGCTACTCCTTCGAAGTCGAGGTGCTGGTAAAGGCGGCCTGGGCAGGATTCCAACTGCGTGAAGTAGGCATCAGTGTGCATTACCCGGAGAAATCAAAACGCATTTCCCACTTCCGGGCGCTGCATGACAACCTGCTCATCACCCTGCTGAACACGAGGCTCACGGCCCGCGCCTTTCTGCCCCTACCGCATCGCCAACTCGGCAGGGACGAGACCGGGGCCATTTCCGCGCTCCACCCGATCCGCTCGCTGCGTCTCCTTCTGGCCGCGCAGAACACGCCGCGCACCCTGGCCCTGGCCAGCGGCCTCGGCGTGTTCGTAGGCGCCTTTCCCATCCTGGGTTTCCACTGCCTGACCCTTGTTTTGCTCACCGGGTTGCTGGGCCTGTCAAAGATCGCGGCCCTGGCTGCCAACCAGCTCTGCATCCCGCCCTTCATGCCCGCAATCTGCATCGAGGTTGGCTACTTCCTCCGCCATGGCCGCTGGCTCACCGAGATCAGCTTCCAAACCCTTGGCTACGAGGCCCACATCCGGCTTCTCGAATGGCTTCTCGGTGCGTTCGTCGTGGGCCCGACAGCGGGCCTGGTCATGGCCCTTGTAGTCTACGCCCTGGCCAGGCCGCTCCAGACGGCGCTCGCCCGCAAGGAGCGGACATGA
- a CDS encoding acyl-CoA thioesterase, producing MAKPYFKPVPGAPAPLRITVQRTVRFEEVDPLGVAWHGRYASYLEDARVALGDTYGFGYLDLRDNGIITPIKQLHIDYLKPLRYAEPFTIEALLHWTEAARINIEYILRNQRAEVTTTAYSVQMLVDTEGELIIVQPEFCRGFFTRWKEGKLDNA from the coding sequence ATGGCTAAGCCCTACTTTAAACCGGTACCCGGCGCTCCGGCCCCGTTGCGGATCACAGTGCAGCGCACGGTCCGCTTCGAGGAGGTGGACCCGCTCGGTGTGGCTTGGCACGGTCGGTATGCGAGCTACCTGGAAGATGCCCGAGTTGCTCTGGGCGACACGTACGGATTCGGCTACCTGGATCTGCGTGACAACGGCATCATCACGCCCATCAAGCAGCTGCACATTGATTATCTAAAACCCCTGCGCTATGCGGAGCCCTTCACCATCGAGGCCCTGCTGCACTGGACCGAAGCCGCACGCATCAACATCGAATACATCCTTCGCAACCAACGCGCGGAAGTCACCACCACGGCCTACAGCGTACAGATGCTGGTGGATACGGAAGGCGAGCTGATCATCGTGCAGCCCGAATTCTGTAGGGGTTTCTTCACCCGCTGGAAAGAAGGGAAATTGGACAACGCATGA
- a CDS encoding DUF3261 domain-containing protein — protein MLLFGCAAQGTGCLDGTAPSGTATAPNTAIGFWTAGNGIVILQQAAVLSTNGAEMQMDCMVRLDFSARTARLVALAGFGMKLFDIEATPTTLTVHSALPVLDRLPHFLQHAAEALRRLYLTHQPAPEAPAFEQGTGLVLVTRLENGEDRHRLDRTGRLLETQHCGRDGQWTIAYEYSDSAPGGPPRTSRLDDTAAGYRLTLQLTSVRHHE, from the coding sequence TTGCTGTTGTTCGGCTGTGCGGCCCAAGGCACGGGATGTCTGGATGGAACCGCGCCCTCCGGCACCGCGACAGCCCCCAATACGGCCATTGGGTTCTGGACCGCAGGGAACGGGATCGTCATCCTGCAACAGGCCGCAGTGCTCTCCACCAACGGCGCCGAGATGCAGATGGACTGCATGGTGCGCCTCGACTTCTCCGCCCGCACCGCCCGCCTGGTGGCCCTGGCGGGCTTCGGGATGAAGCTCTTCGACATCGAGGCGACCCCGACAACACTGACCGTTCATTCGGCGCTGCCCGTCCTCGACCGCTTACCCCATTTTCTCCAGCACGCCGCCGAGGCGCTCCGCCGGCTGTATCTCACGCACCAGCCCGCTCCCGAAGCCCCCGCTTTCGAGCAGGGCACGGGTCTTGTCCTGGTCACCCGGCTGGAAAACGGGGAGGATCGACACCGCCTTGACCGCACCGGCAGACTGCTTGAAACCCAACATTGCGGGCGCGACGGGCAGTGGACCATCGCCTACGAATACTCGGACAGCGCCCCCGGCGGGCCGCCCAGGACCTCCCGGCTTGATGACACCGCCGCCGGATACCGGCTCACCCTGCAACTCACGAGCGTACGACATCATGAGTAG
- a CDS encoding MMPL family transporter: MRGTWTFPAFRDGCRKHLFALLVCTALVLVVSVYATATAPLRNDAQVLIPDRGGLAVDFALLQKASLAGKILINLHADSRDRTDFLAPAADRLAETLPGPLISKVISAPNAGLARELPEWLAAHAPILFDQTDLPRLADLTTPEAVRKAIQTDYQTLLSPQGAAFKELVRLDPLGLRSLLLPRLRGLQSLAKAKVDSGRFLSEDGRNLLVIAETPVPLTDAEGAAQLDAELRAAFQRLPEGVSGTYAAGQRHTLANAETIRSDVSLALGVSLLLLAGIFLLFLRSLRSIAVFLVPCGALVFALACVRATFGSISGVVAGFGAVLVGISIDYALHVHFACGTSGEDRGVALAGLARPLLFSALTSLGAFAALLASSIPAIRQLAVFSISGLAFSLFVSLMLLPQLPLGAHARPAPSLSSPTREDTSRRGSFRLLAPYGAFLLVCLFFARGARVDGDLHSLGYMDPDIVAQEQAIHETWGGGNSGTLLFTPPAPLEEALLSNDEAYALLRNAAPGLDCASLAALIPARETQRVRLGGWKTHWESGPGKQLRDALQAEASHLGFAPTAFAPFEAVLNGDVATATPKGAREAGLGDLLNLFLMPEGKAYRVLTFLPGGLPSPETLGPALARRSMRAVSAAGVKSELEQDVRNDTIRFLGISALTVLLLLVLLFRNFRDVAAAAAPPLCAGLAVAGFSGMAGGGLNLFSITAFPIVLGLCTDYGIFMVHVSQGRADASAWKATFVSGLTTLAGFGTLILARHPALHAMGSSVLFGVGAALPSALYVTPLLARRTP, translated from the coding sequence ATGCGCGGGACGTGGACTTTTCCGGCCTTCCGCGACGGTTGCCGCAAGCACTTGTTCGCGTTGCTGGTCTGCACGGCCCTGGTCCTCGTCGTCAGCGTCTATGCCACGGCCACGGCCCCTCTGCGCAACGACGCCCAGGTCCTGATCCCGGACCGCGGCGGCCTCGCAGTAGATTTCGCGCTGCTTCAGAAGGCCTCCCTCGCCGGGAAGATTCTCATCAATCTGCACGCGGATTCCCGAGACCGAACCGATTTTCTGGCTCCCGCTGCGGACCGGCTGGCCGAAACCCTTCCGGGCCCGCTCATCAGCAAGGTCATCAGCGCTCCCAACGCCGGACTGGCCCGAGAGTTGCCCGAATGGCTCGCGGCCCATGCGCCGATACTGTTCGACCAAACGGATCTGCCGCGACTGGCCGATCTGACGACGCCGGAAGCGGTACGCAAGGCGATCCAGACCGACTACCAGACGCTGCTTTCCCCCCAGGGCGCAGCGTTCAAGGAACTCGTCCGCCTGGATCCTCTCGGCCTGCGCAGCCTGCTGCTCCCACGCTTACGCGGCCTGCAGAGCCTCGCCAAGGCAAAGGTGGACAGCGGCCGTTTTCTCTCCGAGGACGGACGCAACCTGCTCGTCATCGCGGAAACTCCGGTTCCCCTGACTGACGCCGAAGGCGCGGCGCAACTGGACGCTGAACTGCGGGCCGCTTTCCAGAGACTGCCGGAAGGCGTCAGCGGCACCTACGCCGCCGGACAGCGCCACACCCTGGCCAACGCCGAAACAATTCGCTCGGACGTGTCACTCGCCCTCGGCGTTTCCCTGCTCCTGCTGGCGGGCATCTTTCTGCTCTTCCTTCGCTCCCTCCGGTCCATCGCCGTGTTTCTCGTCCCCTGCGGGGCCCTGGTCTTTGCCCTGGCCTGCGTGAGAGCGACGTTCGGCAGCATCTCCGGCGTCGTTGCGGGGTTCGGCGCCGTCCTGGTAGGCATTTCCATCGACTACGCCCTGCATGTGCACTTCGCCTGCGGCACTTCGGGAGAGGATCGCGGAGTCGCGCTCGCGGGCCTAGCGCGCCCGCTGCTTTTCAGCGCATTGACCTCGCTGGGGGCCTTTGCCGCACTGCTTGCATCCTCCATCCCTGCGATCCGTCAGCTCGCCGTATTCAGCATCAGCGGCCTGGCGTTCTCCTTGTTCGTCTCGCTCATGCTGCTTCCCCAGCTTCCGCTCGGGGCACATGCCCGGCCCGCCCCATCCTTATCCTCCCCCACCCGGGAGGACACCTCCCGGCGAGGCTCTTTCAGGCTCCTCGCACCCTACGGGGCCTTCCTGCTCGTCTGCTTATTCTTCGCGCGAGGTGCCCGGGTGGACGGCGACCTGCATTCCCTGGGATACATGGATCCCGACATCGTGGCGCAAGAGCAGGCCATCCACGAAACCTGGGGCGGGGGAAACTCTGGAACCTTGCTCTTTACGCCTCCCGCCCCCCTGGAAGAGGCCCTGCTCTCCAACGACGAGGCCTATGCACTCCTGCGCAACGCGGCTCCGGGCCTGGATTGCGCCAGCTTGGCCGCCCTGATCCCGGCCAGAGAGACCCAGCGGGTTCGGCTGGGAGGCTGGAAAACCCACTGGGAATCAGGACCCGGAAAACAGCTCCGGGACGCCCTGCAAGCGGAGGCGTCGCATCTCGGGTTCGCCCCCACCGCATTCGCCCCTTTCGAAGCCGTTCTGAACGGCGACGTGGCGACCGCAACGCCGAAAGGGGCGCGGGAAGCCGGCCTTGGGGATCTCTTGAACCTTTTCCTGATGCCCGAGGGGAAGGCCTACCGCGTGCTGACCTTTCTGCCCGGCGGTCTGCCCTCCCCGGAGACGCTGGGCCCCGCGCTGGCCCGACGGAGCATGCGGGCCGTCTCCGCTGCAGGAGTCAAGTCCGAGCTGGAGCAGGATGTCCGCAACGACACGATCCGATTTCTGGGAATCTCCGCCCTGACCGTCCTGCTTCTTCTCGTCCTGCTCTTTCGGAATTTCCGCGACGTGGCCGCAGCCGCAGCCCCGCCGCTCTGCGCGGGGCTGGCCGTTGCCGGATTTTCCGGCATGGCCGGAGGCGGGCTGAATCTTTTCTCCATCACCGCGTTCCCCATTGTGCTCGGTCTCTGCACGGACTACGGCATCTTCATGGTCCACGTCAGCCAGGGCCGGGCCGACGCCTCCGCATGGAAGGCCACTTTCGTTTCGGGCCTGACCACCCTGGCGGGTTTCGGCACCCTGATCCTGGCCCGCCACCCGGCTCTGCACGCCATGGGATCCTCCGTCCTCTTCGGCGTCGGGGCCGCCCTGCCCTCTGCGCTTTATGTAACCCCCCTTCTCGCCCGGAGGACGCCATGA
- a CDS encoding outer membrane lipoprotein carrier protein LolA, producing the protein MTHRPSRALLLLLLLLPVLAANAPAGENSDMLESLRREAMGVTTITSSFTQEKHLSVFNDTVISEGHFFFQRPGRLRWEYTRPFRSGFVLDRDKGRRWDDLGGDRDVDLEHDPMLRVVAEQILAWTAFDLDTLRKQYEIEVQDTGPISLRLVPKSPALHEIVSHLLILFSDDGRSIARVEIHDADGDFTRLSFHDTRLNPDIPEGTF; encoded by the coding sequence ATGACGCATAGACCGTCCAGGGCTCTTCTGCTCCTGCTTCTGCTCTTGCCTGTGCTGGCGGCCAACGCCCCGGCCGGCGAGAATTCCGACATGCTGGAATCCCTGCGCAGGGAGGCCATGGGCGTCACCACCATTACCAGCAGCTTCACCCAGGAAAAACACCTTTCGGTCTTCAACGACACGGTGATCTCGGAAGGCCATTTTTTCTTCCAACGGCCCGGCAGGCTGCGCTGGGAATATACCCGCCCCTTCCGCTCCGGGTTCGTGCTCGACAGGGACAAGGGACGCCGCTGGGATGATCTCGGCGGTGACCGGGACGTGGACCTGGAGCATGATCCCATGCTCCGCGTCGTGGCCGAGCAGATCCTGGCCTGGACCGCCTTCGACCTCGACACACTGAGGAAGCAGTATGAAATCGAGGTGCAGGACACCGGGCCGATCTCTCTGCGGCTCGTCCCGAAGAGTCCGGCCCTGCACGAAATCGTCAGCCACCTGCTGATCCTCTTTTCCGACGACGGCCGGAGCATCGCCCGCGTGGAAATCCATGACGCGGACGGCGACTTCACTCGTCTTTCCTTCCACGACACCCGACTCAACCCGGACATTCCGGAGGGGACGTTCTAG
- a CDS encoding lysophospholipid acyltransferase family protein, producing the protein MSTAAANVCEPRPAPLFTVYVYAFMLLWTLFSAVAGPVLAVLITTLTWKNPRRTMRQLIVVYGRVWMFFMSLIIRIRVSGDRSAISAPCIYAPNHASFFDVYLLGASPIMDITLVVRSWPFRIPIYGPFMKFARYINSESATQESFLKAGKTALSGPTALVLFPEGHRSRDGELGRFYSGAFKLALEAGVPVVPLCFHGTYDLMPPGRKSLRRRNIEIRFLEPVHPDRYLGLPDGHIQMRKDVKQRIAAALAEMDETNPA; encoded by the coding sequence ATGAGCACCGCTGCGGCGAACGTCTGCGAGCCCCGCCCCGCGCCCTTGTTCACGGTCTACGTGTATGCCTTCATGCTGCTCTGGACGTTGTTCAGCGCCGTTGCCGGGCCCGTTCTCGCCGTGCTCATCACGACTCTCACCTGGAAGAATCCGCGTCGGACCATGCGCCAGCTCATCGTCGTCTACGGACGGGTCTGGATGTTCTTCATGTCCCTGATCATCCGCATCCGGGTCAGCGGCGACCGCAGCGCCATCAGCGCCCCCTGCATCTATGCGCCGAATCACGCCTCCTTTTTCGACGTCTACCTGCTCGGGGCAAGCCCGATCATGGACATCACGCTCGTGGTCAGGAGCTGGCCATTCCGGATTCCGATCTATGGACCATTCATGAAGTTCGCTCGCTACATCAACAGCGAATCCGCCACCCAGGAGAGCTTCCTGAAGGCCGGGAAGACCGCCCTGAGCGGCCCGACGGCCCTGGTTCTCTTTCCAGAGGGGCACCGCTCCCGCGACGGCGAACTGGGGCGCTTCTACTCTGGAGCCTTCAAACTCGCACTGGAGGCGGGCGTGCCCGTGGTGCCGCTCTGCTTCCACGGCACGTACGACCTCATGCCCCCGGGCAGAAAGAGCCTCCGGCGGCGAAACATTGAAATCCGTTTTCTGGAGCCGGTCCACCCCGACCGTTATCTTGGCCTGCCCGATGGGCACATCCAGATGCGAAAGGATGTCAAGCAAAGGATCGCGGCGGCGCTCGCGGAAATGGACGAAACCAACCCCGCATAG